From Peromyscus eremicus chromosome 3, PerEre_H2_v1, whole genome shotgun sequence, one genomic window encodes:
- the Znf384 gene encoding zinc finger protein 384 isoform X8 has translation MEESHFNSNPYFWPSIPTVSGQIENTMFINKMKDQLLPEKGCGLAPPHYPTLLTVPASVSLSSGISMDTESKSEQLTPHSQASVTQNITVVPVPSTGLMTAGPGLVITSPSGSLVTTASSAQTFPISAPMIVSALPPGSQALQVVPDLSKKVASTLTEEGGGGGGGGGNVAPPKPPRGRKKKRMLESGLPEMSDPYVLAPDDDDHQKDGKTYRCRMCSLTFYSKSEMQIHSKSHTETKPHKCPHCSKTFANSSYLAQHIRIHSGAKPYSCNFCEKSFRQLSHLQQHTRIHTGDRPYKCAHPGCEKAFTQLSNLQSHRRQHNKDKPFKCHNCHRAYTDAASLEAHLSTHTVKHAKVYTCTICSRAYTSETYLMKHMRKHNPPDLQQQVQAAAAAAAVAQAQAQAQAQAQAQAQAQAQAQAQAQAQAQAQAQAQAQASQASQQQQQQQQPPPPQPPHFQSPGAAPQGGGGGDSNPNPPPQCSFDLTPYKTAEHHKDICLTVTTSTIQVEHLASS, from the exons ATGGAAGAGTCTCACTTCAATTCTAACCCATACTTCTGGCCTTCTATCCCCACAGTCTCAGGGCAG aTTGAAAATACAATGTTCATCAACAAGATGAAGGATCAGCTCTTGCCAGAAAAGGGCTGTGGACTGGCGCCACCTCACTACCCCACTTTGCTGACAGTGCCTGCCTCAGTGTCTCTGTCCTCTGGCATTAGCATGGACACAGAGTCCAAGTCAGAACAGCTGACCCCGCACAGTCAGGCATCTGTCACCCAGAACATTACTGTGGTCCCTGTACCATCTACAGGACTGATGACTGCAG GTCCTGGTTTGGTAATCACATCCCCCTCAGGCTCTCTTGTGACCACAGCCTCATCAGCTCAGACCTTCCCTATTTCGGCTCCCATGATTGTCTCAGCTCTTCCCCCTGGCTCACAAGCCCTGCAGGTGGTCCCTGACCTCTCCAAGAAGGTAGCATCAACCCTAACTGAGGAAGGAGgcggaggtggtggtggaggtggcaaTGTGGCTCCTCCTAAACCTCCTCGGGGCCGCAAGAAGAAGCGGATGCTGGAATCAGGGCTTCCTGAGATGAGTGACCCTTACGTCCTTGCCCCCGATGACGATGACCATCAGAAAGATGGCAAGACCTACAG GTGCCGGATGTGCTCACTGACCTTCTACTCAAAGTCGGAGATGCAGATCCACTCCAAGTCACACACCGAGACCAAGCCCCACAAGTGCCCGCACTGCTCCAAGACCTTCGCCAACAGCTCCTACCTGGCCCAGCACATCCGAATCCACTCAGGGGCCAAGCCCTATAGTTGTAACTTTTGTGAGAAATCCTTCcgccagctctcccatctgcaGCAGCACACCCG AATCCACACCGGTGATAGACCATACAAATGTGCACACCCGGGCTGTGAGAAGGCCTTCACACAACTCTCCAATCTGCAG TCTCACAGACGGCAgcacaacaaagacaaacccttCAAGTGCCACAACTGTCACCGAGCATACACAGACGCAGCCTCACTAGAGGCTCACTTATCTACACATACGGTGAAGCACGCCAAGGTGTATACCTGCACAATCTGTAGTCGGGCATACACATCG GAAACATACCTTATGAAACATATGCGCAAACACAACCCTCCTGATCTTCAGCAACAAGTGcaagcggcggcagcggcggcggcagtggcccaggcccaggcccaggcccaggcccaggcccaggcccaggctcaggcccaggcccaggcccaggcccaggcccaggcccaggctcaggctcaggctcaaGCTCAAGCCCAGGCTTCCCAGGCatcacagcagcagcaacagcagcaacagccaCCACCTCCACAACCACCACACTTCCAGTCCCCTGGGGCAGCTCCCcaaggtgggggtggtggggacaGCAACCCGAACCCTCCACCCCAGTGTTCCTTTGACCTGACCCCCTATAAGACGGCAGAGCATCATAAAGACATCTGCCTCACTGTCACCACCAGCACCATCCAGGTGGAGCACCTGGCCAGCTCTTAG
- the Znf384 gene encoding zinc finger protein 384 isoform X4, whose protein sequence is MEESHFNSNPYFWPSIPTVSGQIENTMFINKMKDQLLPEKGCGLAPPHYPTLLTVPASVSLSSGISMDTESKSEQLTPHSQASVTQNITVVPVPSTGLMTAGPGLVITSPSGSLVTTASSAQTFPISAPMIVSALPPGSQALQVVPDLSKKVASTLTEEGGGGGGGGGNVAPPKPPRGRKKKRMLESGLPEMSDPYVLAPDDDDHQKDGKTYRCRMCSLTFYSKSEMQIHSKSHTETKPHKCPHCSKTFANSSYLAQHIRIHSGAKPYSCNFCEKSFRQLSHLQQHTRIHSKMHTETIKPHKCPHCSKTFANTSYLAQHLRIHSGAKPYNCSYCQKAFRQLSHLQQHTRIHTGDRPYKCAHPGCEKAFTQLSNLQSHRRQHNKDKPFKCHNCHRAYTDAASLEAHLSTHTVKHAKVYTCTICSRAYTSETYLMKHMRKHNPPDLQQQVQAAAAAAAVAQAQAQAQAQAQAQAQAQAQAQAQAQAQAQAQAQAQAQASQASQQQQQQQQPPPPQPPHFQSPGAAPQGGGGGDSNPNPPPQCSFDLTPYKTAEHHKDICLTVTTSTIQVEHLASS, encoded by the exons ATGGAAGAGTCTCACTTCAATTCTAACCCATACTTCTGGCCTTCTATCCCCACAGTCTCAGGGCAG aTTGAAAATACAATGTTCATCAACAAGATGAAGGATCAGCTCTTGCCAGAAAAGGGCTGTGGACTGGCGCCACCTCACTACCCCACTTTGCTGACAGTGCCTGCCTCAGTGTCTCTGTCCTCTGGCATTAGCATGGACACAGAGTCCAAGTCAGAACAGCTGACCCCGCACAGTCAGGCATCTGTCACCCAGAACATTACTGTGGTCCCTGTACCATCTACAGGACTGATGACTGCAG GTCCTGGTTTGGTAATCACATCCCCCTCAGGCTCTCTTGTGACCACAGCCTCATCAGCTCAGACCTTCCCTATTTCGGCTCCCATGATTGTCTCAGCTCTTCCCCCTGGCTCACAAGCCCTGCAGGTGGTCCCTGACCTCTCCAAGAAGGTAGCATCAACCCTAACTGAGGAAGGAGgcggaggtggtggtggaggtggcaaTGTGGCTCCTCCTAAACCTCCTCGGGGCCGCAAGAAGAAGCGGATGCTGGAATCAGGGCTTCCTGAGATGAGTGACCCTTACGTCCTTGCCCCCGATGACGATGACCATCAGAAAGATGGCAAGACCTACAG GTGCCGGATGTGCTCACTGACCTTCTACTCAAAGTCGGAGATGCAGATCCACTCCAAGTCACACACCGAGACCAAGCCCCACAAGTGCCCGCACTGCTCCAAGACCTTCGCCAACAGCTCCTACCTGGCCCAGCACATCCGAATCCACTCAGGGGCCAAGCCCTATAGTTGTAACTTTTGTGAGAAATCCTTCcgccagctctcccatctgcaGCAGCACACCCG GATTCACTCCAAGATGCACACGGAGACCATCAAGCCCCACAAGTGCCCGCACTGCTCCAAGACCTTCGCCAACACCTCCTACCTGGCCCAGCACCTCCGAATCCACTCGGGGGCCAAGCCCTACAACTGTTCCTACTGCCAGAAGGCCTTCcgccagctctcccacctccaGCAGCACACACG AATCCACACCGGTGATAGACCATACAAATGTGCACACCCGGGCTGTGAGAAGGCCTTCACACAACTCTCCAATCTGCAG TCTCACAGACGGCAgcacaacaaagacaaacccttCAAGTGCCACAACTGTCACCGAGCATACACAGACGCAGCCTCACTAGAGGCTCACTTATCTACACATACGGTGAAGCACGCCAAGGTGTATACCTGCACAATCTGTAGTCGGGCATACACATCG GAAACATACCTTATGAAACATATGCGCAAACACAACCCTCCTGATCTTCAGCAACAAGTGcaagcggcggcagcggcggcggcagtggcccaggcccaggcccaggcccaggcccaggcccaggcccaggctcaggcccaggcccaggcccaggcccaggcccaggcccaggctcaggctcaggctcaaGCTCAAGCCCAGGCTTCCCAGGCatcacagcagcagcaacagcagcaacagccaCCACCTCCACAACCACCACACTTCCAGTCCCCTGGGGCAGCTCCCcaaggtgggggtggtggggacaGCAACCCGAACCCTCCACCCCAGTGTTCCTTTGACCTGACCCCCTATAAGACGGCAGAGCATCATAAAGACATCTGCCTCACTGTCACCACCAGCACCATCCAGGTGGAGCACCTGGCCAGCTCTTAG